From Microbacterium sp. YJN-G, a single genomic window includes:
- a CDS encoding tripartite tricarboxylate transporter substrate binding protein, with translation MPRIRMSRAAAVIVAVTATALVLAGCTKVEEGAPESTFPEKDIRLIIQANPGGGSDLSSRALATELEKILDVSVIPENMPGAAGALAMEYVGNQDADGYVIGFAPVEIAMLNTTQGANVLPENYDLLGQIMLAPGVITVGADSGIDSLEALVEQAGSSAVTVANSGAGSIWEAATLGLADATGAQFTPVPYDGGATAVGAAASGETVAAVSGLGEALAQGDAVKILAVMHDERHPDAADVPTVEEAVGEKVEFGGWGGIYAPDGLPDDVRETLESAVKEAVESDSYQSFQKDAGNLVVYRDSAEWTSFVEDQFALFKDLLG, from the coding sequence ATGCCCCGCATCCGCATGTCCCGAGCGGCCGCAGTCATCGTCGCCGTCACCGCAACCGCGCTCGTCCTGGCCGGCTGCACCAAGGTCGAAGAGGGAGCGCCGGAATCGACGTTCCCCGAGAAGGACATCCGCCTGATCATCCAGGCCAACCCGGGCGGCGGATCCGACCTCTCGTCGCGCGCCCTCGCCACCGAGCTCGAGAAGATCCTCGACGTCAGCGTCATCCCCGAGAACATGCCCGGCGCAGCCGGCGCACTCGCGATGGAGTACGTCGGCAACCAGGACGCCGACGGCTACGTCATCGGCTTCGCCCCCGTCGAGATCGCGATGCTCAACACCACGCAGGGCGCGAACGTCCTGCCCGAGAACTACGATCTGCTGGGTCAGATCATGCTCGCCCCCGGCGTGATCACGGTCGGCGCGGACAGCGGCATCGACTCGCTCGAGGCGCTCGTCGAGCAGGCCGGATCCAGCGCGGTCACCGTCGCGAACTCCGGCGCGGGCTCGATCTGGGAGGCCGCGACCCTCGGCCTCGCCGACGCCACCGGCGCGCAGTTCACGCCCGTGCCGTACGACGGCGGTGCGACCGCCGTCGGCGCCGCAGCATCCGGTGAGACGGTCGCTGCCGTCTCGGGTCTGGGCGAGGCGCTCGCCCAGGGCGACGCCGTGAAGATCCTCGCCGTGATGCACGACGAGCGTCACCCCGATGCCGCCGATGTGCCCACCGTCGAAGAGGCCGTGGGCGAGAAGGTCGAGTTCGGTGGCTGGGGCGGAATCTACGCACCCGACGGCCTGCCGGATGACGTCAGGGAGACGCTCGAGTCGGCGGTGAAGGAGGCCGTCGAGTCGGACTCGTACCAGTCGTTCCAGAAGGACGCAGGCAACCTCGTCGTCTACCGCGACTCCGCCGAGTGGACCTCGTTCGTCGAGGACCAGTTCGCGCTGTTCAAGGATCTGCTGGGCTGA
- a CDS encoding GntR family transcriptional regulator produces the protein MTETVIRGESLGAQVANVLRQRIVRGELEPGERITEEALAEEFAVSRGPVRDALTQLSFEKLVRIQRPRGVFVVGLTGDDVDQLYSLRGALEQLALSRAIRVDDDARWRTMADAVQRMVDAADARDHAAFVQADLDFHSQIYALADHPRLEGAWRQYLPTFTALLDVTINHDDDLHDSAHDHVMLMDVMRSGDGARAADVLTAHLDGARDRMLSELTHP, from the coding sequence GTGACAGAGACGGTCATACGAGGCGAATCGCTGGGTGCTCAGGTCGCGAACGTGCTGCGTCAGCGCATCGTCCGCGGAGAACTCGAACCAGGCGAGCGCATCACCGAAGAGGCGCTCGCCGAGGAGTTCGCCGTCAGTCGTGGCCCGGTGCGCGACGCGCTCACCCAGCTGAGCTTCGAGAAGCTGGTGCGCATCCAGCGCCCGCGCGGCGTGTTCGTCGTCGGGCTGACCGGCGACGACGTCGACCAGCTCTACAGCCTGCGTGGAGCGCTCGAGCAGCTCGCGCTGTCCCGCGCCATCCGCGTCGACGACGACGCACGGTGGCGGACGATGGCGGATGCCGTGCAGCGGATGGTGGATGCCGCCGACGCCCGTGACCACGCCGCCTTCGTGCAGGCCGATCTCGACTTCCACTCGCAGATCTACGCGCTCGCCGACCACCCGCGCCTGGAGGGCGCGTGGCGTCAGTACCTGCCCACCTTCACGGCGCTGCTGGACGTGACGATCAACCACGACGACGACCTGCACGACTCGGCGCACGACCACGTCATGCTCATGGACGTCATGCGCAGTGGCGACGGCGCCAGGGCCGCCGACGTGCTGACCGCGCACCTCGACGGCGCACGGGATCGGATGCTCAGCGAGCTCACGCACCCCTGA
- the mgtE gene encoding magnesium transporter, with protein sequence MTPAQLQNVSEAADAIGRLIAQGDLVGASAALTPLAVPEIVELVDRLRIEDAAVVYRLLAKARAVEVFEALSPGARGDLVQALRNAEVTTLFAEMDPDDRVWLLDELPASVAPQLLRGLTRQDRELTSSMLGYPQDSIGRRMSPEFVTTHPGMTVAETLTRIRAALDHAETVYTLPVTDHGRRVVGVVSLRDLMAADEDAAVADLMHDAHVAEVDEDAEAAARRATDFGLLALPVVDSEQRLVGILTIDDAARILKQEESEDAARQGGVEPLRRSYLSTPIQRLVRSRVVWLLVLAVGATLTVQVLDAFEATLAQLTALALFVPLLIGTGGNTGNQAATTVTRSLALGEVTPRDALKVLSREVRVGFSLGLLLGALGFGLAGLIYDWHIGLVIGLTLVAVCTVAASIGGVMPLAARAIRVDPAVFSNPFITTFVDATGLVIYFLIAKAVLGI encoded by the coding sequence ATGACTCCCGCTCAGCTTCAGAACGTCTCCGAGGCCGCCGACGCGATCGGCCGTCTCATCGCCCAGGGCGACCTGGTCGGCGCGTCCGCCGCGCTGACGCCGCTCGCGGTGCCCGAGATCGTCGAACTCGTCGACCGGCTGCGCATCGAGGATGCCGCCGTCGTCTACCGACTGCTCGCCAAAGCGCGGGCGGTCGAGGTCTTCGAGGCGCTCTCGCCCGGTGCGCGCGGTGACCTCGTGCAGGCGCTGCGCAACGCCGAGGTGACCACGCTGTTCGCAGAGATGGACCCCGACGACCGGGTGTGGCTGCTCGATGAGCTGCCCGCGTCGGTCGCCCCGCAGCTGCTGCGCGGCCTGACCCGTCAGGACCGCGAGCTGACCTCGAGCATGCTCGGCTACCCGCAGGACTCGATCGGTCGGCGGATGAGCCCCGAGTTCGTCACCACGCACCCGGGCATGACGGTGGCCGAGACGCTCACGCGGATCCGCGCGGCGCTCGACCACGCCGAGACCGTGTACACCCTTCCCGTGACCGATCACGGACGGCGCGTGGTGGGCGTGGTCAGCCTGCGCGACCTCATGGCGGCCGACGAGGATGCCGCGGTCGCCGACCTCATGCACGACGCGCACGTCGCCGAGGTCGACGAGGATGCCGAGGCGGCCGCCCGCCGCGCCACCGACTTCGGGCTGCTCGCGCTGCCCGTGGTCGACAGCGAGCAGCGGCTGGTCGGCATCCTCACGATCGACGATGCGGCGCGCATCCTCAAGCAGGAGGAGAGCGAGGATGCCGCGCGCCAGGGCGGTGTCGAGCCGCTGCGCCGCTCGTACCTTTCCACGCCCATCCAGCGACTGGTGCGCTCGAGGGTGGTGTGGCTGCTCGTGCTGGCGGTCGGGGCGACGCTGACCGTGCAGGTGCTGGATGCGTTCGAGGCGACGCTCGCGCAGCTGACCGCGCTCGCGCTGTTCGTGCCGCTGCTGATCGGCACCGGCGGCAACACCGGCAACCAGGCGGCGACCACCGTGACGCGCTCGCTGGCGCTCGGCGAGGTCACGCCGCGGGATGCCCTGAAGGTGCTCTCGCGCGAGGTGCGCGTGGGCTTCAGCCTCGGGCTGCTGCTCGGGGCGCTCGGATTCGGCCTGGCCGGGCTGATCTACGACTGGCACATCGGCCTGGTGATCGGGCTCACCCTCGTGGCGGTGTGCACGGTGGCGGCCTCGATCGGCGGCGTCATGCCACTGGCCGCCCGTGCGATCCGGGTCGACCCGGCCGTCTTCTCGAACCCGTTCATCACGACGTTCGTCGACGCGACAGGCCTGGTCATCTACTTCCTGATCGCGAAGGCCGTGCTGGGCATCTGA
- a CDS encoding SDR family NAD(P)-dependent oxidoreductase yields the protein MTGRVIAVTGGGSGIGAAVVRLLLDRGDAVIDLDLAHPREETLAEGAPGAERVHRARCDVSDVESLAAALDAGIARFEGRFDGLVHCAGIYLKSPTEDVDLGTWNRVLDINLGGSFAAASLAGNRLIAAGRPGSIVLVSSTAAFLGDRAEPSAGYAASKGGVVSLGRQLAVEWGHRGIRTNVVVPGVIDTPMTTVIEHPEAFAHVLASIPLGRLGSADEVAQVCVFLGSPEAGFVNGAVVPVDGGQLVS from the coding sequence GTGACCGGTCGGGTCATCGCGGTCACAGGCGGCGGATCGGGCATCGGCGCCGCCGTCGTGCGCCTGCTCCTCGACCGCGGCGATGCCGTCATCGACCTCGACCTCGCCCACCCGCGCGAAGAGACCCTCGCGGAGGGCGCCCCGGGGGCAGAGCGCGTGCACCGTGCGCGCTGCGACGTGTCCGACGTCGAATCGCTCGCCGCTGCGCTCGACGCGGGCATCGCGCGGTTCGAGGGCAGGTTCGACGGTCTCGTGCACTGCGCCGGCATCTACCTGAAATCGCCGACCGAGGATGTCGACCTGGGCACCTGGAACCGCGTGCTCGACATCAACCTCGGCGGCTCCTTCGCGGCGGCATCCCTCGCCGGCAACCGGCTGATCGCCGCGGGCCGCCCGGGCAGCATCGTGCTGGTCAGCTCGACCGCGGCCTTCCTCGGTGACCGCGCGGAGCCCAGCGCCGGCTATGCGGCGAGCAAGGGCGGCGTGGTCTCGCTCGGGCGGCAGCTCGCCGTCGAGTGGGGGCATCGCGGCATCCGCACCAACGTCGTCGTGCCGGGGGTCATCGACACGCCCATGACGACGGTCATCGAGCATCCCGAGGCCTTCGCGCATGTGCTCGCGAGCATTCCGCTGGGGCGTCTCGGTTCGGCCGATGAGGTGGCGCAGGTATGCGTGTTCCTGGGGTCCCCCGAAGCCGGCTTCGTCAACGGAGCGGTCGTGCCCGTCGACGGAGGGCAGCTCGTCAGCTGA
- a CDS encoding C45 family autoproteolytic acyltransferase/hydolase encodes MTAASGYPRIRVSGDPYERGLQYGTLARRQVRNGRDGYERNFAGNGIDWSGACALAERYADPIRRHFPQIWRELEGIAAGSGLDVADVLAMNCRTEIMWEQANRAASEAGIRGECTSFGLAPDRTAIGRTLIGQNWDWLVHSFDSVVVLEVEREDEPNYVTIVEAGLLAKFSLNAHGLAVGVNTLATTADIDTRGIPFHVLLRALVDCRTTYDAVELLAGVPRAASGNFLVGTPDGAILDIECEPGGVEGVHVLPAFGGQVAHANHFLSRTVASDLAPTQLSDSYVRQQRMADLLAARAEHTQDSLHAILTDHVGSPGSICCHPDPRAPEAKQWASICSIVIDPAEREFWLCEGIPCRTERRRISCAELLSGER; translated from the coding sequence ATGACAGCAGCATCCGGGTATCCGCGCATCCGCGTCTCGGGCGATCCCTACGAGCGCGGCCTGCAGTACGGCACGCTGGCGCGCCGGCAGGTGCGCAACGGACGCGACGGCTACGAGCGCAACTTCGCCGGCAACGGCATCGACTGGTCGGGCGCCTGCGCTCTCGCCGAGAGGTACGCCGATCCGATCCGCCGGCACTTCCCCCAGATCTGGCGCGAGCTCGAAGGCATTGCCGCGGGTTCCGGCCTCGACGTCGCCGACGTGCTCGCGATGAACTGCCGCACCGAGATCATGTGGGAGCAGGCCAACCGCGCCGCGAGCGAAGCCGGGATCAGGGGCGAGTGCACGTCGTTCGGCCTCGCACCCGACCGCACCGCGATCGGGCGCACGCTGATCGGGCAGAACTGGGACTGGCTGGTGCACTCCTTCGACAGCGTCGTCGTGCTCGAAGTCGAGCGCGAAGACGAGCCGAACTACGTCACGATCGTCGAAGCGGGTCTGCTCGCCAAGTTCTCGTTGAACGCGCACGGTCTCGCGGTCGGCGTGAACACCCTCGCGACCACCGCCGACATCGATACGCGCGGCATCCCGTTCCATGTGCTCCTGCGCGCGCTCGTCGACTGCCGCACCACGTACGACGCGGTCGAACTGCTCGCAGGCGTCCCGCGCGCGGCGTCGGGGAACTTCCTCGTCGGCACCCCCGACGGCGCGATCCTCGACATCGAGTGCGAGCCGGGCGGCGTCGAGGGCGTGCACGTGCTGCCCGCCTTCGGCGGACAGGTCGCGCACGCGAATCACTTCCTCAGCCGCACCGTCGCATCCGACCTGGCACCGACGCAGCTGTCGGACTCGTATGTGCGTCAGCAGCGCATGGCCGATCTGCTCGCCGCTCGGGCGGAGCACACGCAGGACTCCCTGCACGCCATCCTCACCGATCACGTCGGATCACCGGGATCGATCTGCTGCCACCCGGACCCGCGAGCCCCCGAGGCGAAGCAGTGGGCGAGCATCTGCTCGATCGTGATCGACCCGGCGGAACGCGAGTTCTGGCTGTGTGAAGGCATCCCCTGCCGCACCGAACGGCGACGCATCAGCTGCGCCGAACTGCTGAGCGGCGAGCGGTGA
- a CDS encoding polysaccharide deacetylase family protein codes for MTYFAWPEGHRYGATVSFDFDAESVWIGEDPRNAERPGVLSQGAYGPRRGVPELLRTLERHDIRATFYICGTDAERHPRSVRSIVEAGHEIAHHGYTHTNPTELSSAEQRVEIERGLAVLREFGEVTGYRSPSWELTAVTRELLREHGFTYASNRLDDIFPYLDADGMAELPVSWILDDAPHFWFANDTWNKTIRSTREVLDVWLPEIDGIAARGAHVMLTMHPMLIGRPSRLDMLDTVLAHLRDTGAWFGTSQQVAELVRSGALTEDEPELTEGARVR; via the coding sequence ATGACGTACTTCGCCTGGCCGGAGGGGCACCGCTACGGCGCGACCGTGAGCTTCGACTTCGACGCCGAGTCGGTGTGGATCGGAGAGGATCCGCGCAACGCGGAGCGTCCCGGGGTTCTCTCGCAGGGGGCATACGGCCCCCGACGCGGGGTCCCCGAGCTGCTGCGAACGCTCGAGCGGCATGACATCCGCGCGACGTTCTACATCTGCGGCACCGATGCCGAGCGGCACCCGCGCAGCGTGCGCTCGATCGTCGAGGCCGGTCACGAGATCGCGCATCACGGATACACCCACACCAACCCGACCGAGCTCTCCAGCGCCGAGCAGCGGGTGGAGATCGAACGGGGCCTGGCCGTGCTGCGCGAGTTCGGCGAGGTGACGGGCTACCGTTCGCCGTCGTGGGAGCTGACGGCCGTCACCCGCGAGCTGCTGCGGGAGCACGGCTTCACCTACGCCTCCAATCGGCTCGACGACATCTTCCCGTACCTCGATGCGGACGGCATGGCGGAGCTGCCCGTCTCGTGGATTCTCGACGATGCACCACATTTCTGGTTTGCCAACGACACGTGGAACAAGACGATCCGCTCGACACGAGAGGTGCTCGATGTCTGGCTGCCCGAGATCGACGGCATCGCGGCGCGCGGCGCACATGTCATGCTGACGATGCATCCCATGCTCATCGGCAGGCCGTCCAGGCTCGACATGCTCGACACCGTGCTCGCGCACCTCCGTGACACCGGCGCCTGGTTCGGCACGTCGCAGCAGGTCGCCGAGCTCGTGCGATCGGGTGCGCTGACCGAGGATGAGCCGGAGCTGACCGAAGGAGCACGAGTGCGATGA
- a CDS encoding sugar ABC transporter substrate-binding protein, with amino-acid sequence MKNTRLIGVALLSALSLGTLLTGCSASAGDTGSADADKGAIAVSFPGLDIQIWVDMLDYMKPKIEDAGYEMLSDDPQWNIQNQVQSWESWVQRGDLKALFGNPVQVDSVQAVTDQATAAGIPVLGYSTEWDGTEASLLIDNYKDGLTLGEEAGKWIVDKYGDEKVPVFLFSYYENDLGIDRSNGVKDGLKKAGANVEIAESSALTIQDGMDGANSQLAANPDTKVWLSVGSDQMIGAYRALLDSGVAPDDDSYLLGALDATNESLGIIKEKDSIWRLGYILPAKMLSDHILDLVFGAAEGEKLETITVESTKVTPENADEYIVE; translated from the coding sequence ATGAAGAACACACGTCTCATCGGTGTCGCGCTTCTCAGCGCACTCAGCCTCGGCACGCTGCTCACGGGATGCAGTGCGTCCGCCGGAGATACGGGCAGTGCGGATGCCGACAAGGGAGCCATCGCGGTGAGCTTCCCCGGGCTCGACATCCAGATCTGGGTCGACATGCTCGACTACATGAAGCCGAAGATCGAGGACGCGGGCTACGAGATGCTCTCGGACGACCCGCAGTGGAACATCCAGAACCAGGTGCAGAGCTGGGAGTCCTGGGTGCAGCGCGGCGATCTGAAGGCACTGTTCGGCAACCCCGTGCAGGTCGACTCGGTTCAGGCCGTCACCGATCAGGCGACTGCTGCCGGCATCCCCGTGCTCGGCTACTCGACCGAGTGGGACGGCACGGAGGCGTCGCTGCTGATCGACAACTACAAGGACGGGCTGACCCTCGGCGAAGAGGCCGGCAAGTGGATCGTCGACAAGTACGGCGACGAGAAGGTGCCCGTCTTCCTGTTCAGCTACTACGAGAACGACCTCGGAATCGACCGTTCGAATGGCGTGAAGGACGGTCTGAAGAAGGCCGGAGCGAACGTCGAGATCGCCGAGTCCTCGGCGCTGACGATTCAGGACGGCATGGACGGCGCCAACAGCCAGCTCGCCGCCAACCCGGACACGAAGGTGTGGCTCTCGGTCGGATCCGACCAGATGATCGGCGCCTACCGCGCCCTGCTCGACTCGGGTGTCGCGCCGGACGACGACTCCTACCTGCTGGGGGCGCTCGACGCGACCAACGAATCGCTCGGCATCATCAAGGAGAAGGACTCCATCTGGCGACTCGGCTACATCCTGCCGGCGAAGATGCTGTCGGATCACATCCTCGATCTCGTCTTCGGCGCCGCCGAAGGCGAGAAGCTCGAGACGATCACCGTCGAGTCCACCAAGGTCACCCCGGAGAACGCCGATGAGTACATCGTCGAATAG
- a CDS encoding ATP-binding cassette domain-containing protein: MSTSSNSPAGGRVALAERVPPPTPPLALERVGVDFGATRALHDVSLAFAPGEIVGLLGHNGAGKSTLFNVVSGALRATAGSIRVAGEEVGPRPTPREMADCGIAVIHQEPALAHNLSVLDNIFLGQEHLIERGRGEAQARAALARVGADLELHEAVATLGLGERQLVDLARGIVRGDMRVLLLDEPTAALGRAETDALHALIRQLAADGVAVIYVSHRLPDILDVCERIVILRAGRVQEDGPASLYDGAALARALAPELAEDAGTARRSSSPVRATLELSGIFTGVTVGEGEVLGLFGMAAGRQFEILESLFGLHGRYRFTLDGTEIVVTSPSAAVARGVHLVPGDRERDGLITGQRAIDTVFLPWYSRMRGRGAWIGGRTGEAEYAAARADFQVVGPVGSAPIDEFSGGNRQKHLIARWASVRRPRLLLLAQPTQGVDVGARKDIARAVHAIAQQGTTVLVASSESDEIDLLCDRAVVIADTHFTTIERGEDFSGALLASLLGLAERQAKGTVS, translated from the coding sequence ATGAGTACATCGTCGAATAGCCCGGCCGGCGGGCGGGTGGCTCTCGCCGAGCGAGTGCCACCGCCCACCCCGCCGCTCGCGCTCGAGCGCGTCGGCGTCGATTTCGGCGCCACCCGAGCGCTGCACGACGTGAGCCTCGCCTTCGCGCCCGGCGAGATCGTCGGGCTCCTCGGCCACAACGGCGCCGGCAAGTCGACGCTGTTCAACGTCGTCTCGGGGGCGCTGCGCGCCACCGCCGGCAGCATCCGCGTCGCAGGAGAGGAGGTGGGCCCACGGCCCACCCCGCGCGAGATGGCCGACTGCGGGATCGCGGTGATCCACCAGGAGCCCGCTCTCGCGCACAACCTCTCGGTGCTCGACAACATCTTCCTCGGCCAGGAGCACCTCATCGAGCGGGGCCGCGGCGAGGCCCAGGCCAGGGCGGCGCTGGCGCGCGTGGGCGCCGATCTCGAACTGCATGAAGCGGTCGCCACCCTCGGCCTGGGTGAGCGCCAGCTGGTGGATCTCGCCCGCGGCATCGTCCGCGGCGACATGCGCGTGCTGCTGCTCGACGAGCCGACGGCGGCCCTCGGCCGGGCCGAGACCGATGCGCTGCACGCCCTCATCCGGCAGCTGGCGGCCGATGGCGTGGCAGTCATCTACGTCTCGCACCGGCTGCCCGACATCCTCGACGTCTGCGAACGCATCGTGATCCTGCGCGCGGGCCGAGTGCAGGAGGACGGCCCGGCCTCGCTCTACGACGGCGCGGCGCTGGCCCGAGCGCTCGCCCCCGAACTCGCCGAAGACGCCGGCACGGCCCGGCGGAGCTCGTCGCCGGTGCGGGCGACGCTCGAGCTGAGCGGCATCTTCACCGGGGTGACGGTCGGCGAAGGCGAGGTGCTCGGCCTGTTCGGCATGGCGGCCGGGCGTCAGTTCGAGATCCTCGAGAGCCTGTTCGGCCTGCACGGGCGCTACCGTTTCACCCTCGACGGCACCGAGATCGTGGTGACCTCGCCGTCCGCGGCGGTGGCCCGCGGCGTGCATCTCGTACCGGGAGACCGCGAGCGCGACGGGCTGATCACCGGACAGCGGGCGATCGACACCGTGTTCCTCCCCTGGTACTCCCGGATGCGCGGCCGAGGCGCCTGGATCGGCGGGCGCACCGGCGAGGCCGAGTACGCGGCCGCGCGGGCCGACTTCCAGGTGGTCGGGCCGGTCGGCTCCGCGCCGATCGACGAGTTCAGCGGAGGCAATCGCCAGAAGCACCTGATCGCCCGCTGGGCGTCTGTGCGCCGCCCGCGACTGCTGCTGCTCGCCCAGCCGACCCAGGGAGTGGACGTGGGCGCCCGCAAGGACATCGCGCGCGCGGTGCACGCCATCGCCCAGCAGGGCACGACGGTTCTCGTCGCCTCATCCGAATCGGATGAGATCGACCTCCTCTGCGACCGCGCGGTCGTGATCGCAGACACCCACTTCACCACCATCGAACGCGGTGAGGACTTCAGCGGCGCTCTGCTCGCGTCGCTGCTGGGCCTCGCCGAGAGACAAGCGAAAGGCACCGTCTCATGA
- a CDS encoding ABC transporter permease: MKRLTPKRWDLKAELAKNGVFIALVLLIVFFSSVNRNFLSVNNGLNILQQVAELGLIAIPLAMLLIAGVVDLSVGSIASASAVIAGLTMAQTHSLPIGLLAGLGFGLIAGAINGVLVAYLGFNPIVITLGFLSVWGGLAMLLSGGRTIPRADLPEAFRTLGSLAIGPVPFRLILLLVVALLGWYLLARHRVGRAIYAIGGNPRAAHMMGLDVVRTRFGLYVAIGFLSAVAGIMLGAKMQSISPALGVSMEMNALTVVLLGGIAFAGGAGRFGGVIAGLLFYGVLRNGLVFMQASPFLQTVIVGLTLVLAVSLDESIQKIVKRAWARRGRQALAALDAEADNGASELNRPEPTRA; this comes from the coding sequence ATGAAGCGACTCACCCCGAAGCGATGGGATCTGAAGGCCGAGCTCGCCAAGAACGGCGTGTTCATCGCCCTCGTGCTGCTCATCGTGTTCTTCTCCTCCGTCAACCGCAACTTCCTCTCCGTGAACAACGGACTCAACATCCTGCAGCAGGTCGCAGAGCTCGGCCTCATCGCCATCCCTCTCGCGATGCTGCTGATCGCCGGCGTCGTCGACCTGTCCGTCGGCTCGATCGCCTCCGCATCCGCCGTCATCGCCGGGCTCACCATGGCGCAGACGCACTCCCTGCCGATCGGGCTGCTCGCCGGACTCGGCTTCGGTCTCATCGCCGGCGCGATCAACGGCGTGCTCGTGGCGTACCTCGGCTTCAACCCGATCGTGATCACCCTGGGGTTCCTCAGCGTCTGGGGCGGGCTCGCGATGCTGCTCAGCGGCGGACGCACCATCCCGCGGGCGGATCTGCCCGAAGCCTTCCGCACACTCGGCTCGCTCGCGATCGGACCGGTGCCGTTCCGCCTCATCCTGCTCCTCGTCGTCGCGCTGCTCGGGTGGTACCTGCTGGCGCGCCATCGCGTCGGACGCGCCATCTACGCCATCGGCGGCAACCCGCGCGCCGCCCACATGATGGGCCTCGACGTCGTGCGCACCCGCTTCGGACTGTACGTCGCGATCGGCTTCCTCTCGGCCGTCGCAGGCATCATGCTCGGCGCGAAGATGCAGTCGATCAGCCCCGCGCTGGGCGTCAGCATGGAGATGAATGCGCTGACGGTCGTGCTGCTGGGCGGCATCGCCTTCGCGGGCGGCGCCGGTCGCTTCGGCGGAGTCATCGCCGGCCTGCTGTTCTACGGCGTGCTCCGCAACGGCCTCGTGTTCATGCAGGCATCGCCGTTCCTGCAGACTGTCATCGTCGGCCTGACCCTGGTGCTGGCCGTGTCGCTGGACGAATCCATCCAGAAGATCGTCAAGCGCGCCTGGGCCCGCCGGGGCCGCCAGGCGCTCGCGGCTCTCGATGCCGAGGCCGACAACGGGGCATCCGAGCTGAACCGACCCGAACCGACGCGAGCCTAG
- a CDS encoding class II histone deacetylase, translating into MSVKRTGWIWHESFNWHNTGNGSGFFAPGGHVQPGQSFDHPATKGRFASLVQASGYDEQLIALRPSTATDDEILRVHTQEYLDRVEALNATGGDAGESAVFGPQGVPIARLAAGAAVRAVRAVLSGEVDNAYALVRPAGHHAEPDRGRGYCIFANTSIAARVAQSEFGVERIAIVDWDVHHGNGTQAAFWDDPSVLTISLHQEQLYPVDSGFRSENGGPGAEGTSINIPLPAGTGDEGYLTALRQVVIPALDRFRPDFIIVGSGMDASATDPLGRMVVTSEGFRALSREMVQAAERLTAGRIVFSHEGGYSAEYVPFCGMAVLEELSGIPSGVDDPYLVFMRSYPQLAIQPWQREAIEAAAALVDRVPTPVPA; encoded by the coding sequence GTGAGCGTGAAGAGAACCGGCTGGATCTGGCACGAGTCGTTCAACTGGCACAACACCGGCAACGGCTCCGGCTTCTTCGCCCCCGGCGGGCATGTGCAGCCGGGGCAGTCGTTCGATCATCCCGCCACGAAGGGGCGCTTCGCCTCGCTCGTGCAGGCGAGCGGATACGACGAGCAGCTCATCGCGCTGCGCCCGTCGACGGCGACCGACGACGAGATCCTGCGCGTGCACACGCAGGAGTACCTGGATCGCGTCGAGGCGCTGAACGCGACCGGGGGCGATGCCGGCGAATCGGCGGTGTTCGGCCCGCAGGGCGTGCCCATCGCACGCCTCGCAGCGGGCGCCGCGGTCCGTGCCGTGCGCGCCGTGCTCTCGGGTGAGGTCGACAACGCGTACGCGCTCGTGCGGCCCGCAGGCCACCATGCCGAACCGGATAGGGGGCGCGGATACTGCATCTTCGCCAACACGTCGATCGCCGCCCGGGTCGCGCAGAGCGAATTCGGTGTCGAGCGCATCGCGATCGTCGACTGGGACGTGCACCACGGCAACGGAACCCAGGCCGCCTTCTGGGACGACCCGTCGGTGCTCACGATCTCCCTGCACCAGGAGCAGCTCTACCCGGTCGATTCGGGCTTCCGCAGCGAGAACGGCGGGCCCGGCGCCGAGGGCACCTCTATCAACATCCCCCTGCCTGCAGGCACCGGCGATGAGGGATACCTGACCGCGCTCCGGCAGGTCGTGATCCCCGCGCTCGATCGGTTCCGTCCCGACTTCATCATCGTCGGAAGCGGCATGGATGCGTCCGCGACCGACCCGCTGGGACGCATGGTGGTCACCAGCGAAGGCTTCCGTGCGCTCTCCCGTGAGATGGTCCAGGCCGCCGAACGCCTCACCGCTGGACGGATCGTCTTCTCGCACGAAGGCGGCTACTCCGCCGAATACGTGCCGTTCTGCGGCATGGCGGTGCTCGAAGAGCTGAGCGGCATCCCGTCGGGCGTCGATGACCCGTATCTCGTGTTCATGCGGTCGTATCCGCAGCTGGCGATCCAGCCGTGGCAGCGCGAGGCCATCGAGGCCGCCGCAGCGCTCGTGGACCGCGTGCCGACTCCGGTCCCCGCGTAG